CCGCCCAGTTGTCGGTGATGGAACCGGCGACGCCGAGTTCCAGACCATAGACCGTCTGGTCACCGTAGCTCAGGTCCGGCTGGGTGCCGAAGGCGATGTTGGTGCGTTCCGAGTGGAAGGCCGCGGCGGTGGCGGTGAGCTTCTTGTTGAAGAACTCCCATTTGGTGCCCACCTCGTAGTTGATGGACTCCTGGGTCTTGGACTTCGCGGCGTTCTGACCTGCGACTCCGGGAACGGAGCCGCCGCCCCGGGACGCATCCGGGTTGGAGAGGAACTCGCCGCCCGGCGCCTGCTGGGTCAGACCGGCGGAGGCGTAGATGGAGCCGTTGTCCGTGGGTTTGAAGACGAGGCCGAGTTTTCCACCGAGGGTGAAATCATCGACGTCGTAGTCAGCCGCGGTGGTGGACCGGATTTCCGCGTCATAGTATTCAGCGCGGAGGCCGCCGGTGAGCTGCCATTGGGGGCTGAACTCGATGGTGTCATAGGCGTAGATGGCGACGGTATCCACGCGCACGTCGTCAAAGTTGACGGAATGCGGGTCGCCTGCCACGGGGCGTGGGCGGGACGGATCCGGATTGTAGATATCGACCAGCGAGGCGCCGCCGAGGTTGGCGATGTCACGACCGGCCCGTGATTCCTCACGGGCGATGTCAAGACCGGTGGCGATGGTGTGTTTCAACGCTCCGGTTTCGATCTGGTGGGTGAAGGTGGTGCTGTTCGAGATGACCTTGGTCTGGCGGTCGAATCCTTGCAGACGCGCGTCCACCGCGGTGGGGACCGCCGGTTGGGCGGGAGAGGTTCCGAAGGGAATGGTGTAGATCGCGAAACGGTCCGCATGGGAGAAGCGGGTTTGGTTCGAGAGGGTGCCTCCCCAGGAGAAATCATGGTCGATCCGGGCGAGGAGCGTGTGGGTGCTGACGTCGTCGAAGTCGGAGGTCCGGCCGTAGAAGGTGTCGCGCCTCACGTTTCCGGCGGGATCGAGGTGGGGCACGCCGGCTGCCGTGGGATGTACCCCCGGGGCGATGACGCCGGGAACGCCGTAGTCCGGGATGTTGTTCTGTTGGTAGTACTGGTAAGCGACCGTGAAACGGGTGTCCGTGCCGAGGCCGATGGCAACGGAAGGAGCGATGCCCCATGCGTTGTTTTCGGCATAGTTGCGGCCGACGACGCCACCTTCCTGGAAGAGGGCGTTGAGGCGGAACGCGGTGCCCTGGAGGGGGCTGTTGGCGACCACCTGGTTGATGTCCAGGGTGGTGCGGAAGCGGGAGTCGGCTTCGGTTTCGTCAAAACCGTAGCTGGCGGTACCGGCGTAGAAGCTTTCCAGACCGGGAGTCTTGGTCACCAGGTTGACATAACCCCCGGCGGTGCCGCGGCCGTTGTCGGCGGCGGGACCCTTCGCCACTTCGACGGATTCGACGTTGAAGATGTCCCGGGAGTTGTTGCCGTGATCGCGGCTGCCGTCCACGAAGACGTTGTTGGAGGACTCGAAGCCCCGCATGTTGAAGTTGGAAGCTCCGGCGACGAAGCCGTTTTCACCGGCGTTGTAGGTGATGCCGGGAGTGTTTTTCAGGACGTCGGCGAGATTGGTGGCAGCCTGCTGCTTGTAGACCGCCTGGGGGATCACCGTCACGGTTTGCGGGGTATTCACCAGAGGGGCGGTGAATTTCTGCGATTGCACGTTCTGCGGGTTGTATGCGCTGCCGCGCTGGGCCGTGACAGTCACCTCGCTGAGGGTTTCTCCGTCTCCCGAAGGTTTGTTGTCTTTTTTCTCTTCCTTCTTGGCTGGCTCCGCAGCGACGGATGGGACGACGGTGAGCAAGGTGGCCAGGGCAATCGCTTCGCGGGTCGAAACGATGTCCCTGATCGACGGTTTGGATGTTTGTTTCATGGGAATTGGCAATGGGTGCCCGCCACTTTCCGTCCGATGATCGTGCGGTTTTTGGCGAACAGCCGTGAGACTGAGTCTCAATAGCAAATTCCGTCAACCCCGGATTATTCCATTTTTTCCCGAAAAAGAAAAAACCGCCACCCGGCCGGAGCCGGATGACGGTCGATTTGCAACACAACCCGTTAAAGATCAGAACTTCCAGTCCGCGCTGATGGTGTAGGTGCGGGGTGGTCCTACGTTGGAACGCACGCCGCTCCAGTTGGAGGAAACCGCATAGACCTCGTCGAAGATGTTATCGACGTTCAGCCGGACGGTCACGTTCTGGGTCACCTCGTAAGCGAGCATGGTATTGAATACCAAGTAGTCATCCATCTTTCCGTAACGACCGTTGGGGACGATGCGCTCGGCATCGTCAGGACGTCCGATGTAGGATCCACTGACGTACTGCATTCCGCCGCCCACGGTGAGGCCGATCGGGAAACGGTAGGTCGTCCACAGGTTGCCGGTGTAGTTCGGGGTGAAAGCAAGCTCATCACCGTCGAAGGAGTTGTAGGCGGCGTTGTATTCCGGCTCTCCAGCTCCAGTGGAAGCATTGATTCTCTGTTGTTCCCATTTCGAGCTGACCTTCCGTTCACTGTCCATGATGAGGAGGCCACCGAAGACGGACCACTCGTCGGTGATCTGCCCGGCAACACCGAGTTCGATACCTTGGATGATCTGTTCGTGATAGCCCGTGTCCGTAGCTCCCCCTGCTGCAACCGTGGGTCGTCCGGAGATCGCCACATCGTGGCGTTCCGTGCGGAACAGGGCTGCGGTGGTGGAGAGGCGTCCGCCGAGGAAATCCCACTTGGTGCCGATCTCGTAGTTCAGGTTATACTGGGTCTTGGCATCCTTGTTGTTGATGCCAAGGCCGGCTCCTGGAAACCCGTTGCCACCTCCGCGGGATGCGTCTGAGTTGGAGAGGAATGACGCGGGTGGCTGGGATGAAAGGCCGGCGGAAGCATAGATGCTGCCATTCGATGCGGGCTTGTGCACGACCCCCAGCTTTCCTCCGAGGAATGTGTCGGATTTGCTGAAGTTCGCTCCACCGGGCACGCCCAGTTGGTTGCGGTCCACGAGATCGACCTTGTAATGGTCGGCGCGGATCCCGCCGGTGACCTGCCAGCGCTCGT
The nucleotide sequence above comes from Akkermansiaceae bacterium. Encoded proteins:
- a CDS encoding TonB-dependent siderophore receptor codes for the protein MKQTSKPSIRDIVSTREAIALATLLTVVPSVAAEPAKKEEKKDNKPSGDGETLSEVTVTAQRGSAYNPQNVQSQKFTAPLVNTPQTVTVIPQAVYKQQAATNLADVLKNTPGITYNAGENGFVAGASNFNMRGFESSNNVFVDGSRDHGNNSRDIFNVESVEVAKGPAADNGRGTAGGYVNLVTKTPGLESFYAGTASYGFDETEADSRFRTTLDINQVVANSPLQGTAFRLNALFQEGGVVGRNYAENNAWGIAPSVAIGLGTDTRFTVAYQYYQQNNIPDYGVPGVIAPGVHPTAAGVPHLDPAGNVRRDTFYGRTSDFDDVSTHTLLARIDHDFSWGGTLSNQTRFSHADRFAIYTIPFGTSPAQPAVPTAVDARLQGFDRQTKVISNSTTFTHQIETGALKHTIATGLDIAREESRAGRDIANLGGASLVDIYNPDPSRPRPVAGDPHSVNFDDVRVDTVAIYAYDTIEFSPQWQLTGGLRAEYYDAEIRSTTAADYDVDDFTLGGKLGLVFKPTDNGSIYASAGLTQQAPGGEFLSNPDASRGGGSVPGVAGQNAAKSKTQESINYEVGTKWEFFNKKLTATAAAFHSERTNIAFGTQPDLSYGDQTVYGLELGVAGSITDNWAVFGGLAYMESNTQVGAGVDAAMAFAPRWSGNLFTTYRFPSIGLTIGGGLQYMGESSIGRPSNTPNGSPGANVNAGNLPDYIVFNALVAYEVTENVTVRLNVDNIFDEHYTTTTNYPGTRAYLGTPRAYTISADWKF